The following proteins are encoded in a genomic region of Brachypodium distachyon strain Bd21 chromosome 1, Brachypodium_distachyon_v3.0, whole genome shotgun sequence:
- the LOC100826697 gene encoding protein AE7-like 1, which yields MTVGMINANPVVHERPERAAHPHAAALDALDVFDTVRDIKDPEHPYSLEQLSVLSQESVSVDEKLGRIQITFTPTVQHCSMATVIGLCLRLKLMQNFPPHFKIDIKVAPGSLANEESVNKQLNDKERVAAALENPNLRQLVDECLCSDHPSSY from the exons atgacggTGGGCATGATCAACGCGAACCCGGTGGTGCACGAGCGGCCGGAGCGCGCCGCCCAcccgcacgccgccgctctcgacgCGCTCGACGTCTTCG ATACGGTGCGGGACATCAAGGACCCGGAGCACCCTTACTCGCTGGAGCAGCTCAGCGTGCTCTCCCAGGAGTCCGTCTCCGTCGACGAGAAGCTCGGCCGCATTCA GATAACTTTCACCCCAACTGTGCAGCACTGCAGTATGGCGACTGTAATTGGCCTTTGCCTTAGGCTTAAGTTGATGCAAAACTTCCCCCCACACTTCAAG ATTGACATTAAAGTTGCTCCAGGATCTCTTGCTAATGAAGAATCAG TAAACAAACAACTGAACGACAAGGAGAGAGTCGCGGCAGCCTTGGAGAACCCGAACCTTCGCCAGTTGGTCGATGAGTGCCTTTGCTCCGACCATCCATCCTCATACTAA